From Camelina sativa cultivar DH55 chromosome 7, Cs, whole genome shotgun sequence, one genomic window encodes:
- the LOC104705075 gene encoding protein PAT1 homolog 1 gives MDAFGIGSSINHAPVTDDLKKFGDNPTGNTMFDASQYAFFGNDVVEEVELGGLEEEDEILSFTGLGDDFSFDKEEVENSRSLSNVDDLASTFSKLNREPDVYRNTGPITDRRSIQNPLAAEWTHGEELPNWYGRKILDSDAIKDDKVWSAQPFSSRDLVEQRNPDRTTLYPEPQRHLHQVHNQQQLPSEPILVPKSSFVSFPPPGSISPDQRLGHPNIPYHSGGPPMGSPNFSSFPTLQPQLPGMHHGSPQHAGNMPQFRPALPLNNRPPGQWMNRQNIHPGDGSGIMNNAMLQQPPHQNGLMPPQMQGSQNRLPHPMQHPLGHMSGGQPQLFNSHLSRSSSSGNYDGTLGFVDPREARPGSGHGNRQNMRFHQQGYDGGVQRRYSGWPPFRSKYMSADEIENILRMQLVATHSNDPYVDDYYHQACLAKKSAGAKLKHHFCPNHLRDLQQRARTNNEPHAFLQVDALGRVPFSSIRRPRPLLEMDPPNSTKPGNAEHKATDKPLDQEPMLAARVYIEDGLCLLLEVDDIDRYLEFNQLPDGGHQLKQRRQSLLESLADSLQLADPLAKNGESRSHDDFLFLRIVSLPKGRKLLTRYLQLIFPGSDLMRIVCMAIFRHLRSLFGVLSSDADITKTTNKLAKVINLCINNMELGSVSVCLAAVSCSSEQPPLRPLGSPVGDGASTVLKSILDRAAELTRENNFNNAVMALWRASFNEFFNLVMKYCISKYESIMQSLNSQLPPHFATEISDAATQAIAREMPIELLRASFPHIDEQQKRILLEFIKGSMHGSQKTEPVLLGXNRLKKAIRVIELMVSSGIIPDASAXCADTRKK, from the exons ATGGACGCTTTTGGAATTGGGAGTAGTATAAATCATGCTCCAGTAACCGACGATCTTAAGAAATTTGGAGATAATCCTAcag GTAATACAATGTTTGATGCATCTCAGTATGCCTTTTTTGGGAACGATGTTGTCGAGGAGGTTGAGCTTGGTGGattggaagaggaagatgagattTTATCTTTCACTGGATTAGGGGATGACTTCTCATTTGATAAGGAAGAG GTTGAAAATTCTAGATCTCTGTCCAACGTTGATGATCTTGCTAGTACTTTTTCAAAG TTGAATAGGGAGCCTGATGTCTATAGAAACACGGGGCCAATCACTGATAGGCGATCAATACAGA ATCCTTTAGCTGCTGAGTGGACCCATGGGGAGGAGTTGCCAAATTGGTACGGCCGGAAAATACTGGACTCTGATGCCATTAAAGATGACAAGGTGTGGTCAGCACAGCCTTTTTCATCTCGGGACCTTGTTGAGCAGAGAAATCCTGACAGAACAACATTGTATCCGGAACCACAGCGTCACCTGCATCAAGTCCATAATCAACAACAGCTACCCAGCGAACCAATTCTTGTCCCGAAGTCATCTTTTGTTTCATTCCCTCCTCCAGGCAGCATATCACCAGATCAGCGGTTAGGACACCCTAATATACCATATCATTCTGGTGGGCCTCCAATGGGATCCCcaaacttctcttcttttccaACTTTGCAGCCTCAGTTGCCTGGCATGCATCATGGATCACCGCAGCATGCTGGAAACATGCCTCAGTTTCGTCCTGCTCTTCCTCTAAATAATCGCCCTCCAGGTCAATGGATGAATCGTCAAAATATTCATCCTGGGGATGGTTCCGGTATCATGAATAATGCGATGCTACAACAGCCGCCTCATCAAAACGGTTTGATGCCTCCACAGATGCAGGGTTCTCAGAATAGGTTACCACATCCGATGCAGCATCCTCTTGGGCATATGTCTGGAGGACAGCCTCAGTTATTTAACTCCCATCTTTCTCGATCATCATCCTCTGGAAATTATGATGGAACCCTTGGGTTTGTTGATCCAAGGGAAGCAAGACCAGGATCAGGTCATGGGAACAGACAGAACATGCGTTTTCACCAACAGGGTTATGATGGTGGCGTTCAGAGAAGATATAGTGGGTGGCCTCCGTTCCGATCTAAATATATGTCAGCTGATGAGATAGAGAATATACTGAGAATGCAGCTTGTTGCTACACACAGCAATGATCCTTACGTTGATGATTACTATCATCAAGCCTGTCTTGCTAAGAAATCTGCGGGTGCAAAACTGAAACATCATTTTTGTCCAAATCATTTGAGGGACCTCCAACAGCGTGCACGGACAAACAACGAGCCCCATGCTTTTCTTCAGGTTGATGCTCTTGGTAGGGTTCCTTTCTCTTCAATCCGCAGGCCTCGTCCACTTCTTGAAATGGACCCTCCAAATTCAACTAAACCTGGTAATGCGGAGCATAAAGCTACCGATAAGCCCCTTGATCAAGAACCGATGCTTGCAGCTAGAGTGTACATTGAGGATGGTCTTTGTCTCCTCCTTGAAGTTGATGATATAGATCGTTACTTAGAGTTTAACCAACTCCCGGACGGAGGACACCAGTTGAAACAAAGACGGCAATCTTTGTTGGAGAGCCTCGCAGATTCACTTCAGCTCGCTGATCCTCTTGCCAAGAATGGGGAAAGCCGGTCTCATGatgattttctctttctaaGGATTGTCTCTCTTCCAAAGGGTCGGAAACTACTGACAAGGTATCTTCAGCTTATTTTCCCTGGCAGCGACCTAATGCGGATAGTTTGCATGGCCATTTTCCGTCATTTAAGGTCATTGTTTGGAGTCCTCTCATCTGACGCCGATATCACCAAAACCACAAACAAGCTTGCGAAAGTTATAAACCTGTGCATTAACAACATGGAGTTAGGATCAGTAAGCGTGTGTCTAGCAGCGGTGTCTTGTTCTTCTGAGCAGCCACCGCTCCGTCCCTTAGGCAGCCCGGTTGGAGACGGAGCTTCCACGGTACTGAAATCAATACTCGACAGAGCTGCCGAACTTACCAGGGAAAATAATTTCAACAACGCAGTCATGGCTCTATGGCGCGCTTCCTTTAACGAGTTCTTTAATCTGGTGATGAAGTACTGCATAAGCAAATACGAGAGCATCATGCAGAGTTTGAATTCACAATTGCCACCGCATTTTGCCACGGAGATATCTGATGCAGCTACACAAGCTATTGCCCGCGAAATGCCAATAGAGCTTCTACGTGCAAGTTTCCCACACATTGATGAGCAGCAGAAGAGAATACTTTTGGAGTTTATTAAAGGGTCTATGCACGGAAGCCAGAAAACCGAGCCAGTCTTATTAGGTTNCAATAGATTGAAGAAAGCTATTCGTGTCATTGAGCTTATGGTTAGCTCCGGGATTATACCCGATGCCTCTGCTTNCTGCGCAGATACCCGCAAGAAGTGA
- the LOC104703253 gene encoding serine/arginine-rich splicing factor SR45-like: MGKPKWSWPNCASGSSSHSSSPPSPSSSYSLPCPLHLIGKGLPRSHSRSRSPCRGRGPAGRRRMSSYCSSSPSPVTVRESGPAGRRRRPLKGRSSSTNRATGSSNSSPPLRKS, from the exons ATGGGGAAACCAAAGTGGTCATGGCCTAATTGTGCTTCTGGCTCATCATCTCATTCCAGCTCTCCCCCGTCGCCTTCTTCGTCTTATTCTCTCCCTTGCCCCTTACATCTCATCGGAAAAG GCTTGCCTCGTTCTCACTCAAGGTCGAGATCACCCTGCAG GGGAAGAGGTCCAGCTGGAAGACGTAGAATGTCATCTTACTGCTCTAGTTCTCCAAGCCCCGTAACCGTAAG GGAAAGCGGTCCCGCTGGAAGACGTAGAAG GCCTTTGAAAGGAAGGAGCAGCAGCACCAACAGGGCAACAGGTAGCAGCAACAGCTCACCGCCACTTCGCAAGAGctaa
- the LOC104703255 gene encoding probable BOI-related E3 ubiquitin-protein ligase 2 — MAVDAHNLFLSPPPQLFSNREFMMNNNNTTMEPNSGGFCNNNQTGYGVVSPFSLTDDTTTTTPTPPPLLHMYGGADTTIPTTAGYYADGTTTTTSLDCDFFPLQTRKRSRDTSSTRWNYNHNLLLQNQRSSSSCVNAATSTTPFSFLGQDIDISSHMNQQQHDIDRFVSLHMERVKYEIEEKRKRQARMIMEAIEQGLAKRLRVKEEERERIVKVNHALEERVKSLSIENQIWRDLAQTNEATANHLRTNLDQVLAQVNDLRRCAGAGGSDADNNNNEEDDAQSSCCGSTKAAEGRKLCRNCGEEESCVLLLPCRHLCLCGVCGSSVHTCPICTSPKNASVHVNMSSS; from the exons ATGGCCGTTGATGCTCAcaatctcttcctctctcctcctcctcaactCTTCTCCAACAG AGAGTTCATGATGAACAACAATAACACCACTATGGAACCAAACAGTGGCGGTTTCTGCAATAACAATCAAACCGGTTACGGCGTCGTTTCACCTTTCTCCCTTACCGacgatacaacaacaacaaccccaacgcctcctcctcttcttcatatGTACGGCGGCGCTGATACTACTATCCCGACCACCGCAGGTTACTACGCGGATGGTACTACAACTACTACTAGTCTCGACTGTGATTTCTTCCCTCTACAGACGAGAAAACGCTCCAGAGATACTTCTTCTACCAGATGGaattataatcataatcttcttcttcagaaccagagatcatcatcatcatgcgTTAACGCTGCAACCAGTACAACTCCGTTTTCGTTTCTTGGCCAAGACATTGATATCTCTTCTCACATGAATCAGCAACAACACGATATCGATAGATTCGTCTCCCTTCAT ATGGAGAGAGTGAAGTATGAgatagaagagaagaggaagaggcagGCGAGGATGATCATGGAGGCAATAGAGCAAGGACTCGCCAAAAGGCTTCgagtcaaagaagaagaaagagagaggatcGTCAAGGTTAACCACGCTCTTGAGGAGCGCGTGAAGTCACTCTCTATTGAGAACCAAATCTGGAGAGACCTTGCTCAGACCAACGAAGCCACCGCCAACCACCTCCGCACCAACCTCGACCAGGTTCTCGCGCAGGTTAACGACCTACGACGCTGCGCAGGAGCAGGAGGATCGGATGCTGATAATAACAACAACGAAGAGGACGATGCGCAGTCGTCGTGCTGCGGGAGCACTAAGGCGGCGGAGGGGAGGAAGTTGTGTAGGAACTGTGGGGAGGAGGAATCGTGTGTGTTGCTGTTACCGTGCAGACACTTGTGCTTGTGTGGAGTATGCGGGTCCAGTGTGCACACGTGTCCCATCTGTACATCTCCTAAAAACGCTAGCGTTCATGTTAACATGTCATCTTCTTGA
- the LOC104703256 gene encoding protein ROOT PRIMORDIUM DEFECTIVE 1-like — protein sequence MSKPFLYRRRSSISFGLIQFRRTSMCEESENLVLFQVRHKSGGGGGGGGGWRPKKKVYHRVDELDKAIDLKKKPNLILQLKSIIQAQKHGTLLLRDLEKHVGFVHKWNLMAAIEKYPSIFYVGGGNREPPFVTLTEKAKNIATEEGEATESMEPILVKNLRKLLMMSVDCRVPLEKVEFIQPAMGLPQDFKTTLIPKYPEIFSLKVINGKVHLVLENWDSSLAITAREDRLLREGVLEPIGDRGKKVRITKDGNLLGRNAFKVSFPPGFRPNASYLEEFEKWQKMEFPSPYLNARRFDAADPKARKRVVAVLHELISLTMEKRVTCAQLDAFHSEYLLPSRLILCLIKHQGIFNITNKGARGTVFLKEAYAGSNLIEKCPLMLFHDRFVALCGRREANPIS from the coding sequence ATGTCTAAGCCGTTTTTgtacagaagaagaagttccaTCTCATTCGGTCTGATTCAGTTCCGGAGAACGAGTATGTGTgaagaaagtgaaaacttgGTATTGTTTCAGGTGAGACACAAGTcgggtggaggaggaggaggaggaggaggatggaGACCAAAGAAGAAAGTGTATCATAGAGTTGACGAGCTTGATAAAGCAATagacttgaagaagaaaccaaatctGATACTTCAACTGAAGTCCATCATTCAGGCACAGAAACATGGAACCCTTCTTCTTAGGGATCTTGAGAAGCATGTTGGCTTTGTTCACAAGTGGAACTTAATGGCCGCCATTGAGAAGTACCCTTCCATCTTTTATGTTGGAGGTGGAAACAGAGAACCTCCTTTTGTTACGCTTACTGAGAAAGctaaaaacattgcaactgagGAAGGTGAAGCTACAGAGTCAATGGAACCTATTCTGGTTAAGAATCTTAGGAAGTTGTTGATGATGTCTGTTGATTGTCGAGTTCCTTTGGAGAAGGTTGAGTTTATTCAACCTGCAATGGGTTTGCCTCAAGATTTTAAGACTACATTGATCCCTAAGTACCCTGAAATTTTCTCTTTGAAGGTTATCAATGGTAAAGTTCATCTTGTTTTAGAGAATTGGGATTCTTCACTGGCGATCACTGCACGAGAGGATAGGTTACTCCGTGAAGGAGTCCTGGAGCCAATTGGGGACAGAGGAAAGAAGGTCAGGATCACAAAGGATGGGAACCTCTTGGGGCGAAATGCGTTTAAGGTTTCTTTTCCTCCTGGTTTTAGGCCTAACGCTAGTTATTTAGAGGAATTTGAAAAGTGGCAGAAAATGGAATTTCCATCTCCGTATCTTAATGCGAGAAGATTTGATGCTGCAGATCCTAAAGCTAGGAAACGTGTTGTAGCTGTGCTTCATGAACTGATCAGTTTAACAATGGAGAAGAGAGTGACCTGCGCACAGTTGGATGCATTTCACTCTGAGTATCTGCTTCCATCAAGACTAATACTTTGCTTGATAAAGCATCAAGGGATCTTCAACATTACTAACAAAGGAGCAAGGGGTACAGTATTTCTCAAAGAAGCTTATGCTGGTTCTAATTTGATCGAGAAATGCCCGTTGATGTTGTTCCATGATAGATTTGTTGCACTCTGTGGTCGGAGAGAAGCCAATCCTATCTCATGA
- the LOC104703257 gene encoding uncharacterized protein At4g15545-like produces the protein MSELSGVVRLDLELSDEILSVIPTDPFEQLNLAKKITSMAIASKVSTLEAEVIELRQKLQEMEMCTHELESKAYRYERDIREADSRFKIVLHDNMNLTKERDSLTTTVTNLNREMAKLETFKRKLVQSLSNDDEIAPPQTDSVDIKTYDQSVPLSYPDKSVDMTHHPVEEAVPIYTGPRFSVSPWLTPQTNSTAGSPKARTSGWYPSTSSQQSSAANSTPRGLPLQAPRTPRIDGKEFFRQQTDSVDIKTYDQSVPLSYPDKSVDMTHHPVEEAVPIYTGPRFSVSPWLTPQTNSTAGSPKARTSGWYPSTSSQQSSAANSTPRGLPLQAPRTPRIDGKEFFRQVRSRLSYEQFKAFLATIKELNAQRQTREETLRKADEIFGTENKDLYLSMQGFLNKNKS, from the exons ATGTCAGAACTTTCCGGTGTAGTCAGATTGGATTTAGAGCTTTCCGATGAGATTCTATCGGTAATCCCGACGGATCCTTTCGAGCAGCTGAATCTCGCGAAGAAGATCACGTCCATGGCGATCGCCTCTAAGGTGTCTACTTTAGAAGCTGAGGTAATCGAACTGAGGCAGAAACTCCAGGAGATGGAGATGTGTACGCACGAGCTTGAGAGCAAGGCTTATCGTTACGAGAGAGATATCCGAGAAGCTGATTCAAGATTTAAGATTGTCCTCCATGACAAT ATGAATCTGACAAAGGAACGCGATTCGCTTACAACCACTGTAACAAACCTGAATCGTGAAATGGCTAAG TTGGAGACCTTCAAGAGGAAATTGGTTCAATCCCTAAGTAATGATGATGAGATTGCTCCTCCG cAAACAGATTCTGTTGATATCAAGACATATGACCAGTCGGTTCCTTTGTCTTATCCAGACAAATCCGTGGACATGACTCATCATCCAGTTGAGGAAG CAGTTCCCATTTACACAGGACCAAGATTCTCTGTTTCTCCCTGGCTCACTCCACAAACTAATTCTACTGCAGGATCTCCCAAGGCAAGAACTTCTGGTTGGTACCCCTCAACATCGAGCCAACAATCATCAGCTGCAAATTCTACTCCTCGTGGCCTCCCACTTCAAG CTCCTCGTACACCTCGCATTGATGGCAAGGAGTTTTTCCGTCAA cAAACAGATTCTGTTGATATCAAGACATATGACCAGTCGGTTCCTTTGTCTTATCCAGACAAATCCGTGGACATGACTCATCATCCAGTTGAGGAAG CAGTTCCCATTTACACAGGACCAAGATTCTCTGTTTCTCCCTGGCTCACTCCACAAACTAATTCTACTGCAGGATCTCCCAAGGCAAGAACTTCTGGTTGGTACCCCTCAACATCGAGCCAACAATCATCAGCTGCAAATTCTACTCCTCGTGGCCTCCCACTTCAAG CTCCTCGTACACCTCGCATTGATGGCAAGGAGTTTTTCCGTCAAGTCAG GAGCCGATTATCATATGAACAATTCAAAGCCTTCTTGGCTACCATCAAAGAACTGAATGCTCAGAGGCAAACCCGAGAG GAAACCCTGAGGAAAGCGGATGAGATATTTGGGACAGAGAACAAAGATCTATACCTGTCTATGCAAGGATTtctcaacaagaacaagagttag
- the LOC104703258 gene encoding auxin-responsive protein SAUR40: MKPLIRRLSRIADSSSCNRARSGDIHHPKSVFLVKRATVDSSVPSGHVPVNVGEEKERFVVSAELLNHPVFVGLLNRSAQEYGYAQKGVLHIPCNVFVFEQVVESLQSGVFDDTSELIASLCREDLSTETE, encoded by the coding sequence atgaagccTCTGATTCGCCGTCTCTCGAGAATCGCCGACTCATCATCCTGCAACCGAGCTCGCAGCGGCGACATCCACCATCCGAAGTCCGTTTTCTTGGTGAAGCGAGCAACCGTGGACTCGAGTGTTCCATCCGGCCACGTACCCGTGAACGTTGGCGAAGAGAAGGAGCGGTTCGTGGTGAGTGCGGAGCTGCTGAACCACCCTGTTTTCGTGGGATTGCTGAACCGATCAGCTCAGGAATACGGATACGCGCAGAAAGGAGTTCTTCATATCCCTTGTAACGTCTTCGTGTTCGAGCAAGTTGTGGAGTCTCTCCAGTCTGGTGTGTTTGATGATACATCGGAGCTCATTGCGTCGCTGTGCCGTGAAGATTTATCTACAGAAACAGAGTAG